The following coding sequences are from one Formosa haliotis window:
- a CDS encoding SusC/RagA family TonB-linked outer membrane protein, with protein sequence MKFNTLNLKYQRSLSTYLFILGFLISTASFAQQKKTVTGVINDTDSNMPLPGVNIVEKNTSNGTTTDFDGNYELEVSNNAVLVISYLGYKTQEINVAGKTTINLNLVADLEELNEVVLVGYGTQKKKDVTGSVGTMDAATITERNVTDPMEAIQGNVAGVVVSNSSGRVGDGFDISIRGTNSFSGNTAPLYVVDGVITNGIDFLNPNDIQSIDILKDASSTAIYGSRGSNGVVLVTTKNGAGARGKVTVSYDTFYGIKNVARLPDMMDTAEWIDYHKHAYLATTDGGDPMNISPERLDAVVFGTQNTLLKERYLNNETFDWYDAVLKTGTQSNNFLSVSGRAENGLGYNIGIGVQTETGNIPNESLDKYTFKSSINHKINDKFSTGANVTVALSEIERGSQYAMREAFRLAPAMTPYDLDGNLFPQPGKLVDENGDYLINKTSTYNPLMEIAGSSDDTKRWNMIGSVYGEYRPLDWLSFKTTFSAGYDNWRRGKSWGAETNTGISNNDLASAELENRSNFNYTWDNQININKTFNEKHSFNFLALQSIYATETEGSTMSSRNMPFDTDFNNMGSGEQSTFGLGSYFYKQQLASFALRLNYSFMDRYLITLSNRWDGSSKFAEGNKWDSFPSAAFAWRLSEESFMKNVDFVSDFKFRVSYGYTGNDGIDPYSTLNILDQQRYYELGGATANGWLPGNLSNSNIVWEKTREFNFGIDYGFFNQRVFGSVDIYDRLSEELLVRQELPLESGWDATSANVGSVSNKGVEVGLTTINVNTDKVRWTTTFTFSKNTNKLEELYGDGSDDIGNNRFIGYDLTSIYNYKFNGIWQANERDLAASYGQSEGQAKVVDVNNDGKITATDDRMILGSTSPDWTGGFNTTLNVGQFDLSASVVTSQGSFVYSEFHANFTDTRDRGRQKLAGLDYYVPENTAGLEPNFTNAYPQGRNEGTFWTNDGVGNYRDASYVKVKNISFGYKFDDTLLDKLKLSYLRVYANVLDPFVFTDYDGYDPEWAGASLNIGRVGSVTYQLGLSIKF encoded by the coding sequence ATGAAATTTAATACTTTAAATCTTAAGTATCAAAGGAGTCTAAGTACCTATCTATTTATTTTAGGCTTTTTGATTTCCACTGCTTCTTTTGCACAACAAAAGAAAACAGTTACTGGTGTTATAAATGACACCGATAGTAATATGCCTTTACCAGGTGTAAACATTGTTGAGAAAAATACATCAAATGGAACAACCACCGATTTTGATGGAAATTATGAGCTAGAAGTATCTAATAATGCTGTTTTAGTTATCAGCTATTTAGGATATAAAACTCAAGAAATTAATGTGGCCGGAAAAACTACAATCAATCTTAATTTAGTAGCAGATTTAGAAGAACTTAACGAAGTTGTTCTTGTAGGTTATGGTACGCAAAAGAAAAAGGATGTTACAGGATCTGTAGGAACTATGGATGCAGCTACTATTACCGAGAGAAATGTAACAGATCCTATGGAAGCTATCCAAGGAAATGTTGCAGGGGTTGTGGTTTCTAACTCCTCTGGACGAGTAGGTGACGGATTCGATATTTCTATTCGTGGTACTAATTCGTTCTCTGGAAATACGGCACCTTTATATGTTGTTGATGGTGTGATTACCAATGGAATCGATTTCCTGAATCCAAACGACATTCAAAGTATCGATATTTTAAAGGATGCATCGTCTACAGCCATTTATGGCTCTAGAGGTTCTAACGGGGTAGTACTCGTTACAACTAAGAACGGCGCTGGAGCTAGAGGAAAGGTAACCGTTTCTTATGATACTTTTTATGGTATAAAAAACGTTGCGCGTTTGCCAGATATGATGGATACTGCAGAATGGATAGACTATCATAAGCATGCGTACTTAGCGACTACCGATGGTGGAGATCCGATGAATATCTCTCCAGAACGCTTAGATGCTGTGGTGTTTGGAACTCAAAATACCTTATTGAAAGAACGCTATTTAAACAACGAAACATTCGATTGGTATGATGCTGTACTTAAAACAGGTACGCAATCTAATAACTTTTTATCAGTTTCTGGAAGAGCAGAAAACGGATTGGGGTATAATATTGGAATTGGAGTTCAGACAGAAACAGGAAACATTCCAAATGAATCTTTAGATAAGTATACTTTTAAATCTAGTATCAATCATAAAATTAACGACAAGTTTTCTACAGGCGCAAATGTAACTGTAGCTTTAAGTGAAATTGAAAGAGGAAGTCAATACGCCATGCGTGAAGCATTTCGTTTAGCGCCAGCCATGACGCCGTATGATTTAGATGGTAATTTATTTCCACAACCGGGTAAATTGGTAGATGAAAACGGCGACTACTTAATCAACAAAACAAGTACCTACAATCCATTAATGGAAATCGCAGGATCGTCTGATGACACTAAACGTTGGAATATGATTGGTAGCGTGTATGGTGAATATAGACCTCTAGACTGGTTATCTTTTAAAACTACGTTTTCTGCTGGTTACGACAATTGGAGACGTGGAAAATCTTGGGGTGCAGAAACCAATACAGGGATATCTAATAACGATTTAGCATCTGCAGAACTTGAAAACCGTTCTAACTTTAATTATACGTGGGATAACCAAATTAATATAAATAAAACCTTTAACGAAAAGCATTCATTTAACTTCTTAGCCCTTCAAAGTATTTATGCTACAGAAACCGAAGGATCTACAATGAGCTCTAGAAATATGCCTTTCGATACAGATTTTAATAACATGGGGTCGGGAGAGCAATCTACTTTTGGGCTTGGTTCTTATTTCTACAAACAGCAGTTAGCTTCTTTTGCCTTACGTCTTAACTATTCATTTATGGACAGATACTTAATTACCTTGTCTAATAGATGGGATGGGTCTTCTAAATTTGCTGAAGGGAATAAATGGGATTCTTTCCCATCGGCAGCATTCGCTTGGAGACTTAGCGAAGAAAGTTTTATGAAAAATGTAGATTTTGTATCCGACTTTAAATTTAGAGTAAGTTATGGTTATACCGGAAACGATGGTATAGACCCGTATTCTACACTAAATATTTTAGATCAACAACGTTACTACGAATTGGGTGGTGCCACAGCTAATGGATGGTTACCAGGAAATTTATCGAACAGTAATATTGTTTGGGAAAAAACACGCGAGTTTAACTTCGGTATCGATTACGGATTCTTTAACCAACGTGTTTTTGGTTCTGTAGATATTTACGACCGATTATCTGAAGAGTTATTAGTTCGTCAAGAATTACCTCTAGAATCTGGTTGGGATGCCACTTCTGCTAACGTAGGTTCTGTATCTAATAAAGGGGTTGAAGTTGGTTTAACAACAATTAATGTGAACACAGACAAAGTAAGATGGACAACTACATTTACTTTTTCAAAAAACACGAATAAACTTGAAGAGTTATATGGAGACGGATCTGACGATATAGGAAACAATAGATTTATTGGTTATGATTTAACCTCTATCTACAATTATAAGTTTAACGGTATATGGCAAGCTAACGAAAGAGATTTAGCAGCCTCTTACGGACAATCTGAAGGGCAAGCTAAAGTTGTAGACGTTAACAACGATGGTAAAATTACTGCTACAGACGATAGAATGATTTTAGGTAGTACTTCTCCAGATTGGACTGGTGGATTTAATACTACTTTAAACGTAGGACAGTTTGACTTATCTGCTTCGGTAGTTACTAGTCAAGGATCGTTTGTTTATAGCGAATTCCATGCAAACTTTACGGATACTAGAGATAGAGGACGTCAAAAATTAGCAGGATTAGATTATTATGTTCCAGAAAATACAGCAGGATTAGAACCAAACTTTACAAATGCCTATCCACAGGGAAGAAACGAAGGTACGTTTTGGACCAATGATGGAGTAGGAAATTATAGAGATGCCTCTTATGTAAAAGTAAAAAACATTTCTTTCGGATATAAATTTGACGATACTTTACTAGATAAATTAAAATTATCTTACTTAAGAGTGTATGCTAACGTTTTAGATCCGTTCGTATTTACCGATTACGATGGGTACGATCCAGAATGGGCTGGTGCTAGTTTAAATATTGGTCGTGTAGGCTCGGTTACTTACCAATTAGGACTTAGTATTAAATTTTAA
- a CDS encoding LacI family DNA-binding transcriptional regulator, producing the protein MNDKVTIYDIAKKLGITGATVSRALNNNPKISEATRKLVAKTAKEMNYKQNKVALALKSGKSNNIGVVVPYIDRSFFSSIIRGIEEELYPKGYHVIICQTHEEEQNEIDTINNLLNAQVDGILMSVTKQTSQLSHFNRVLEKNIPLIFFDRRINIKGVSSVTIDDYQGGYDATKHLIDEGCKRIAHISGDTALEIYKERVEGYKGALKDVNFTFNPDYFIQTKSDIEAGQNAILKLLALETPPDAIFSSSDYVALGVIQKLKELGKRVPEDFRVVGFSNEPFTKFMELTITSVDQCTVEMGKMAARVFLEQMSNSKLKIEKRVQLSPELIIRQSSTQR; encoded by the coding sequence ATGAATGATAAAGTAACCATATACGATATTGCTAAAAAGCTTGGAATTACGGGTGCTACCGTGTCAAGAGCATTAAACAATAATCCTAAAATTAGTGAGGCTACCAGGAAATTAGTTGCAAAAACGGCTAAAGAGATGAACTACAAACAAAATAAAGTAGCTTTAGCTCTAAAAAGTGGTAAAAGTAACAATATTGGAGTGGTTGTACCTTATATTGATAGAAGTTTCTTCTCCTCGATAATTAGAGGTATTGAAGAGGAGCTTTATCCTAAAGGTTACCATGTCATAATTTGCCAGACACATGAGGAAGAACAAAATGAAATAGACACCATAAATAACTTATTAAATGCACAAGTAGATGGGATATTAATGTCTGTTACCAAACAAACCTCGCAACTTTCTCATTTTAATAGAGTATTAGAGAAAAATATTCCCCTTATTTTCTTTGATAGGCGTATAAATATTAAAGGCGTAAGTAGTGTTACTATTGATGATTATCAAGGAGGTTATGACGCGACAAAACATTTGATAGATGAAGGATGCAAGCGGATTGCTCATATTTCTGGTGATACAGCTCTCGAAATTTACAAAGAACGTGTCGAGGGGTATAAAGGGGCATTAAAAGATGTCAACTTTACTTTCAATCCAGATTATTTCATTCAAACTAAAAGTGATATTGAAGCTGGACAGAATGCCATATTAAAACTTTTAGCTTTAGAAACCCCACCAGACGCCATATTTTCTTCTAGTGATTATGTCGCTCTTGGGGTTATTCAAAAGCTAAAAGAGTTAGGAAAACGCGTTCCCGAAGATTTTAGAGTGGTTGGTTTTAGTAACGAACCCTTTACAAAATTTATGGAATTAACCATAACTTCGGTAGACCAATGCACTGTTGAAATGGGTAAAATGGCCGCAAGAGTCTTCTTGGAACAAATGTCAAACAGCAAATTAAAAATTGAGAAACGCGTTCAACTCTCTCCTGAATTAATTATAAGACAATCTTCTACTCAAAGGTAA
- a CDS encoding UxaA family hydrolase, protein MQKKIIKVNNPDNVAVALVNLKAGEVVSFEGEDIKILSDTKSKHKIALQKFESGDRIIMYSVLVGTANGVIEKGDVLTVDNVKHQSDKVFGKTESFSWTAPNVEKWKDKTFMGYHRPDGQVGTENVWLFFPLVFCENRNIEILKDIFERELLKQKVNPHQMLLRSLVSGHEETAETPTSTDVFENIDVKFITHPGGCGGIRQDSEILAKLLAGYVNNPNVAGATVLSLGCQNLQISVFKEALNAINPNMEKPVLIYEQQQMGTVDEMLTAIVKDSFKAIKEANKQERQPAPISKLKVGLECGGSDGFSGISANPTLGAVSDLLVALNGTAVLAEFPELCGVEQELVNRCVDEEDGKKFLQLMKDFEKSVVDAGSGFDMNPSPGNIKDGLITDAMKSAGAAKKGGTSPVVSVLDYGEYITEPGLNLLCTPGNDVESTTGLVGSGCNVVLFTTGLGTPTGNPIAPIIKVSSNTELKEKMPDIIDIETGAVIRAEKTIDEMAEEMLDFIIEVASGRIQTKAKLLNQNDFIPWKRGVSL, encoded by the coding sequence ATGCAAAAAAAAATTATAAAAGTAAATAACCCGGATAATGTAGCTGTAGCCCTTGTGAATTTAAAGGCTGGAGAGGTTGTTTCTTTTGAAGGGGAAGACATAAAGATTCTTTCAGATACAAAATCGAAGCATAAGATTGCTTTACAAAAATTTGAATCTGGAGACCGAATCATTATGTATAGCGTACTTGTTGGTACTGCCAATGGGGTGATTGAAAAAGGCGATGTTTTAACGGTTGATAATGTAAAACATCAAAGCGATAAAGTATTTGGTAAAACAGAATCTTTTTCATGGACCGCACCAAATGTTGAAAAATGGAAGGATAAAACCTTTATGGGTTACCACCGTCCAGATGGCCAAGTAGGTACCGAAAATGTATGGTTGTTTTTTCCTTTAGTGTTTTGTGAAAACAGAAACATTGAAATTTTAAAAGATATTTTTGAACGCGAACTTTTAAAACAAAAGGTGAATCCGCATCAAATGTTGTTACGTTCACTGGTTAGTGGACACGAGGAAACTGCTGAAACACCAACATCAACCGATGTATTTGAAAATATAGACGTAAAATTTATTACGCATCCAGGAGGTTGCGGCGGTATTCGTCAAGATTCCGAAATTTTAGCAAAACTATTAGCAGGTTATGTAAATAACCCTAATGTCGCAGGTGCTACGGTTTTAAGTTTAGGCTGTCAGAACCTTCAAATTAGTGTGTTTAAAGAAGCTTTAAATGCGATAAATCCGAATATGGAGAAGCCTGTTTTAATTTACGAACAGCAGCAAATGGGGACTGTCGATGAGATGTTAACCGCAATCGTTAAGGATTCTTTTAAGGCCATTAAAGAAGCTAACAAGCAAGAACGCCAACCAGCACCAATATCTAAATTAAAAGTAGGTTTAGAGTGTGGTGGTTCCGACGGGTTTTCAGGAATCTCTGCGAACCCAACTCTAGGTGCTGTTTCCGATTTATTAGTCGCGCTTAATGGCACGGCTGTTTTAGCTGAATTTCCTGAGTTATGCGGTGTAGAACAAGAATTAGTAAACCGTTGTGTAGACGAGGAAGATGGTAAGAAGTTTTTACAATTAATGAAAGATTTCGAAAAATCGGTGGTCGATGCAGGCTCTGGTTTCGATATGAATCCGTCTCCAGGAAATATTAAGGATGGTTTAATTACCGATGCTATGAAATCTGCTGGAGCTGCTAAAAAAGGAGGCACATCACCTGTAGTAAGCGTTTTAGATTATGGTGAGTACATCACAGAACCTGGTTTAAACCTTCTATGTACACCAGGAAACGATGTAGAAAGCACGACTGGTTTGGTAGGATCTGGATGTAATGTGGTGTTATTTACAACAGGATTAGGAACGCCAACAGGAAATCCTATTGCACCAATTATAAAAGTCTCGTCGAATACAGAACTTAAAGAAAAAATGCCTGATATTATCGATATTGAAACAGGCGCTGTAATACGAGCAGAGAAAACCATTGATGAAATGGCTGAAGAAATGTTAGATTTCATCATTGAAGTGGCGAGTGGTAGAATACAAACCAAAGCCAAATTATTAAATCAAAATGATTTCATCCCATGGAAACGTGGGGTGTCGTTGTAG
- a CDS encoding tagaturonate reductase: MITTKKLNRENLGLEAKLPIKIVQFGEGNFLRAFVGYAIQELNKKTDFGAGIAVVQPIDRGLVNMLNDQDGLYTLFMKGVKKGKEIQDIELISNIVKGVDPYANFNDYLSLAKEEALEFIISNTTEAGISYVSSDTPDMQPPSSFPAKLTLLLHERFKHFNGDTNKGLTIIPCELINHNSETLKEIILQYISDWNLGDDFKSWILENNAFHSTLVDRIVPGYPKDEIEAYNAQLDYSDNLIVAAEAFLLWVIEGGDDLKAKLPFNKTDLDVKIVDDMQPYRTRKVRILNGAHTAMVPFSILYGNKTVKQSVDDAFTGPFIQKAVFNEIIDTLDMDRDELNSFADEIFDRFRNPFIIHNLSSIALNTVSKFTVRVLPSLLGYVKIHNKVPTHLTFAFASLIRFYKGTFNGEALPVQDSEDIVAHFAKIWESNDYAEIAKAVLSHEDYWGADLTQVENLTEAIALALKEIDTNGVEKGFANFSKSF, from the coding sequence ATGATTACTACTAAAAAATTAAATAGAGAAAACCTCGGGTTAGAAGCTAAACTACCCATTAAAATTGTTCAGTTTGGAGAAGGGAACTTCTTAAGAGCTTTTGTAGGCTACGCCATTCAAGAATTAAATAAAAAAACAGATTTCGGAGCAGGAATAGCCGTTGTTCAACCTATAGATCGTGGTTTAGTTAACATGCTAAACGATCAAGATGGTTTGTACACTTTGTTTATGAAAGGGGTTAAAAAAGGCAAAGAAATTCAGGATATTGAATTGATTTCTAATATCGTTAAAGGAGTAGATCCTTATGCGAATTTTAATGATTATTTAAGTCTAGCTAAGGAGGAAGCTTTAGAATTTATCATTTCTAACACCACCGAAGCAGGTATTTCTTATGTAAGTAGCGATACGCCAGACATGCAACCACCAAGCTCATTTCCAGCAAAATTAACCCTGCTTTTACACGAGCGTTTCAAGCATTTTAATGGCGATACCAATAAAGGTTTAACCATTATTCCTTGCGAGCTTATTAATCATAATTCTGAAACCTTAAAAGAGATCATATTACAATACATTTCAGATTGGAATCTTGGGGACGATTTTAAATCATGGATTTTAGAAAACAATGCGTTTCATAGTACTTTGGTAGATCGTATTGTGCCAGGCTATCCAAAAGATGAAATTGAAGCGTATAATGCCCAATTGGATTATTCAGATAATTTAATTGTTGCTGCCGAAGCCTTTTTACTATGGGTGATTGAAGGTGGCGATGATTTAAAAGCAAAATTACCATTTAATAAAACCGATTTAGACGTTAAGATTGTAGACGATATGCAGCCTTACCGCACTAGAAAAGTGCGTATTTTAAACGGGGCGCATACGGCCATGGTACCATTTTCAATTCTTTACGGAAATAAAACCGTAAAACAGTCTGTGGATGATGCCTTTACAGGTCCGTTTATTCAAAAAGCCGTGTTCAATGAAATTATTGATACGCTGGACATGGATCGTGACGAGTTAAATAGTTTTGCTGATGAGATTTTCGATCGTTTCAGAAATCCGTTTATCATTCATAACCTATCTAGTATTGCCTTAAACACCGTTTCTAAATTTACAGTTCGTGTGTTGCCAAGCTTACTAGGTTATGTTAAAATTCACAACAAAGTGCCAACGCATTTAACCTTTGCTTTTGCTTCGTTAATTCGTTTTTATAAAGGTACTTTTAACGGCGAGGCTTTACCTGTTCAAGATAGCGAAGATATCGTTGCTCATTTTGCCAAAATTTGGGAGTCTAACGATTATGCAGAAATCGCAAAGGCTGTTTTAAGTCATGAGGATTATTGGGGAGCAGATTTAACTCAAGTTGAAAATTTAACTGAAGCCATTGCTTTAGCTTTAAAGGAAATTGACACCAATGGTGTAGAAAAAGGCTTTGCTAATTTTAGCAAGTCGTTTTAA
- a CDS encoding MFS transporter: MSINTSTKPTNYRWTICGLLFMATTINYLDRQVLSLTWKDFIAPEFHWTNNDYGNITALFSIFYAVSLLFAGRFVDIMDTKKGFLWAIGVWSVGACLHAFAGIGTAGYITGDWFLGFEGAKDVLHTVGDTGLVISVSVTLFIFARFVLALGEAGNFPAAIKATAEFFPKKDRAFSTSIFNAGATVGALAAPISIPFIAEAYGWEMAFIAIGALGFVWMGFWVFMYEKPEKHPKVNAAELEYIQQDIIADSKIEGYAPESTKKVSLMECFKYKQTWAFAFGKFMTDGVWWFFLFWTPAYLSSVYGMDSTEAAFPLFVLYMITLLSIIGGWLPTYFVDKKGMNPYEGRMKAMLIFAFFPLLALIAQPLGHYTYWIPVIIIGIAGAAHQAWSANIFTTVGDMFPKKAIATVTGIGGLAGGLGSTFINKGSGLLFDFSENTNMAFMGFKGIESGYFIVFSICAVCYLIGWTVMKVLVPKYRPITDL, from the coding sequence ATGAGTATAAATACAAGTACTAAACCAACCAATTATAGATGGACCATTTGCGGACTTCTATTTATGGCGACAACCATAAATTACTTAGACAGGCAAGTCCTTTCGTTAACTTGGAAAGATTTTATTGCGCCAGAATTTCATTGGACCAATAATGATTACGGTAATATCACCGCTTTATTTTCTATTTTTTATGCGGTGTCTTTATTGTTTGCAGGTCGTTTTGTAGACATTATGGATACCAAAAAAGGCTTCCTTTGGGCCATTGGCGTATGGTCGGTTGGTGCCTGTTTACATGCCTTTGCCGGTATTGGAACGGCCGGATATATTACAGGAGATTGGTTTTTAGGGTTTGAAGGTGCTAAAGATGTGCTTCATACCGTAGGTGATACAGGCTTAGTGATTTCTGTAAGTGTGACGCTATTTATTTTTGCACGTTTTGTATTGGCATTAGGGGAAGCAGGAAACTTCCCGGCGGCCATTAAAGCTACTGCCGAATTTTTCCCTAAAAAAGACCGTGCTTTTTCAACAAGTATCTTTAACGCAGGAGCCACTGTAGGCGCGCTTGCTGCACCTATTTCTATTCCGTTTATTGCCGAGGCATACGGTTGGGAAATGGCCTTTATAGCTATTGGAGCATTGGGTTTTGTATGGATGGGCTTTTGGGTATTTATGTATGAAAAACCAGAAAAGCATCCAAAAGTAAATGCTGCCGAATTAGAATATATTCAACAAGATATTATCGCAGATAGTAAGATTGAAGGTTATGCTCCAGAATCGACTAAAAAAGTGTCTTTAATGGAATGTTTTAAGTACAAACAAACCTGGGCATTTGCCTTTGGTAAATTCATGACCGATGGGGTTTGGTGGTTTTTCTTATTCTGGACACCAGCATATTTAAGCTCGGTTTATGGTATGGATTCTACCGAGGCTGCTTTCCCATTATTTGTTTTATACATGATCACTTTACTGTCAATAATAGGAGGGTGGTTGCCAACGTATTTTGTAGATAAAAAAGGGATGAATCCTTACGAAGGGCGTATGAAAGCCATGTTAATTTTTGCTTTTTTCCCTTTACTGGCGTTAATCGCACAACCTTTAGGGCATTATACCTACTGGATTCCTGTTATCATTATCGGAATTGCAGGAGCTGCACACCAAGCTTGGTCGGCAAATATTTTTACAACAGTAGGAGACATGTTTCCTAAAAAAGCCATTGCTACAGTTACCGGAATTGGTGGTTTAGCTGGCGGATTAGGGTCTACATTTATTAATAAAGGTTCTGGACTTTTATTTGATTTTAGCGAAAACACAAATATGGCATTTATGGGCTTTAAAGGTATCGAGTCTGGATATTTTATAGTCTTTTCAATATGTGCCGTATGTTACCTGATAGGTTGGACAGTTATGAAGGTTTTAGTACCTAAGTACAGACCAATAACAGACCTATAA
- the uxaC gene encoding glucuronate isomerase has protein sequence MSTTFIHDNFLLENKYAEELYHNYSKNQPIIDYHNHLPPQQIAEDKTFDNITNVWINGDHYKWRAMRTLGINEKFITGDGSDKDKFLNWAKTVPYTMRNPLYHWTHLELARYFDINDLLSEKTAEKVWEQTQAKLNSDGYSCRGLLKKVNAELVCTTEDPIDTLEHHQKLAKENFGVKVSTAFRPDKAILISNEGYNDYLVELGKAANVAINTFTDLCDALRKRIQFFHDNGCRLCDHGLDQIYYESYTEAEVNSILQKQLANKAITNEEALKFQSAVLVYLCETYNEFGWVQQFHLGALRNNNARMHRILGPDTGWDSIGDYPQAQKLSAFLNGLDSKDKLTKTIIYNLNPADNEVMATMIGNFNDGSVRGKVQFGSGWWFLDQKDGMTKQLNALSNMGLISCFVGMLTDSRSFLSFPRHEYFRRILCNLLGDEIQRGELPNDMEWIGKMVSDISYNNAKNYFDF, from the coding sequence ATGAGTACGACATTTATTCACGATAACTTCTTATTAGAAAATAAATATGCTGAAGAGTTATATCATAATTACTCAAAAAATCAGCCTATTATAGATTACCATAACCATTTACCTCCGCAGCAAATTGCAGAAGATAAAACCTTTGATAACATTACTAATGTTTGGATAAACGGCGACCACTACAAATGGCGCGCGATGCGAACTCTAGGTATCAACGAAAAGTTTATTACGGGTGATGGTTCCGATAAAGACAAGTTTTTAAACTGGGCAAAAACGGTGCCTTACACGATGCGTAATCCACTTTATCATTGGACGCATTTAGAATTGGCTAGATATTTTGATATTAACGATTTACTAAGTGAAAAAACGGCCGAAAAAGTTTGGGAACAAACCCAAGCCAAATTAAATTCGGATGGTTATAGCTGTCGTGGTCTACTTAAAAAAGTAAATGCCGAATTGGTTTGTACTACCGAAGATCCTATCGATACTTTAGAGCATCATCAAAAATTAGCTAAAGAAAATTTTGGCGTAAAAGTAAGTACGGCCTTCCGTCCTGATAAAGCGATTTTAATTTCTAACGAAGGTTATAACGATTATTTAGTAGAACTAGGGAAAGCGGCAAATGTTGCTATCAATACCTTTACAGATTTATGTGATGCCTTGAGAAAACGCATTCAATTTTTTCACGATAATGGCTGTAGATTATGTGATCACGGTTTAGATCAAATTTACTATGAAAGCTATACCGAAGCTGAGGTGAATAGCATACTTCAAAAACAATTAGCAAATAAAGCGATTACAAATGAGGAGGCTTTAAAGTTTCAAAGTGCCGTATTGGTATACCTATGCGAAACCTATAATGAATTTGGCTGGGTACAACAATTTCACCTAGGCGCTTTAAGAAACAACAACGCACGTATGCACCGTATTTTAGGTCCGGATACGGGTTGGGATTCTATAGGCGATTATCCTCAAGCTCAAAAACTATCTGCTTTTTTAAACGGTCTAGATAGTAAAGATAAATTAACTAAAACCATTATTTATAACTTAAATCCAGCCGATAACGAAGTGATGGCAACCATGATTGGTAACTTTAACGACGGTAGTGTGAGAGGGAAAGTACAGTTTGGTTCTGGATGGTGGTTTTTAGATCAAAAAGACGGGATGACCAAGCAATTAAACGCCCTTTCTAATATGGGATTAATTAGCTGTTTTGTTGGGATGTTAACCGATTCTAGAAGTTTCTTGTCTTTCCCGCGTCATGAGTATTTCCGTCGTATTCTTTGTAATCTTTTAGGAGATGAAATTCAACGCGGCGAACTGCCTAATGATATGGAGTGGATTGGAAAAATGGTTTCCGACATCAGTTATAACAACGCGAAAAACTATTTCGACTTTTAG
- a CDS encoding gluconate 5-dehydrogenase: MSVNLFDLTGKIALVTGAVHGLGMAMAKGLGKAGATLVINNNTAETLNEAILEYEKCGLTAYGYTFDVTNETEVKAAIKKIEAEVGAIDILVNNAGIIKRTPIIDMEVPDFEQVLKVDLVGPFIMAKHVAKGMIERGGGKIINICSMMSELGRTSVSAYAAAKGGLKMLTRSMATEWARFNIQTNGIGPGYFATSQTAPIREDGHPFNEFIINRTPAARWGDPEDLQGAAIFLSSKASDFVNGHIVYVDGGILATIGKPSNED, translated from the coding sequence ATGTCAGTTAATTTATTCGATTTAACAGGTAAAATAGCTTTAGTAACTGGAGCCGTACACGGTTTAGGCATGGCAATGGCTAAAGGTTTAGGGAAGGCTGGAGCAACACTAGTTATAAATAACAATACAGCAGAAACACTAAATGAAGCTATATTGGAATATGAAAAATGTGGGTTAACAGCCTATGGATATACATTTGATGTGACAAATGAAACGGAAGTGAAGGCGGCTATAAAGAAGATAGAAGCGGAAGTTGGCGCTATTGATATTTTGGTAAACAATGCCGGAATTATTAAAAGAACGCCTATCATTGATATGGAAGTTCCAGATTTCGAGCAGGTCCTAAAAGTAGATTTAGTAGGGCCTTTCATTATGGCTAAACATGTTGCAAAAGGCATGATTGAAAGAGGTGGAGGAAAAATTATAAATATTTGCTCCATGATGAGTGAACTAGGAAGAACATCTGTTAGTGCTTACGCAGCTGCTAAAGGTGGTTTAAAAATGCTAACCAGAAGTATGGCCACCGAATGGGCACGTTTTAATATCCAAACAAACGGGATTGGTCCTGGGTATTTTGCGACTTCTCAAACAGCACCGATACGTGAAGATGGTCATCCTTTTAATGAGTTTATTATTAATAGAACGCCTGCAGCGCGTTGGGGAGACCCTGAAGATTTACAAGGCGCCGCAATCTTTTTAAGTTCTAAAGCTAGTGATTTTGTAAACGGCCATATTGTTTATGTTGATGGCGGAATTTTAGCAACAATAGGGAAACCTTCAAACGAAGATTAA